In Bradyrhizobium manausense, the sequence CGCGGCGGCAGCGATGCCGTCGTGTTGCGGGAATTCGACGGAGAGACGAAAAGCTTCGTAAGCGACGGCTTCGTCCTGCCTGAGGCAAAGGGCAGCGTCGATTGGCTCGATCCGGATACGCTTGTCCTCTCCAGTGCCTATGGCGAAGGCATGGCGACGACGTCAGGATACGCCAGAACGATCCGGCTGTGGCGGCGTGGGCAACCAGTCGAGCAGGCGGAAGTGATCTTCGAAACCACCGCCGACAGGATGCGGGTCTATTGCGGGGTTGACGACAGCGGCGCGACGACGCGCGCCTGGATCATCGATCAGGTCGACTTCTTCAATTTCGCGATCTGGCTTCGCGACGCCGCCGGTACGCTCACCAAGCTTGACCTCCCGAGCGGCGTATGGATGCAGGCGCATCGCGACTGGTTCGCGATCAAGCTGCGACAAGACTGGACCGTTGCGGGTCGAACCTATGTGGCCGACAGCGTGCTCGGCATCTCGCTCTCGGCGTTCCTCGCGGGCGATCGCAACTTCGCTGTCGTGTTCGAGCCAGGCGCACGACGCGCGCTCCAGGGATTCTTCTGGTCCGATGGCAAGCTCCTGCTCTCCATCCTGGATGAGTTGCAGCCGGTGTTCGAGATATGCACGCCGTCTGCCACCGGCTGGAGCCGAGAGACGCTACGCGGTCTTCCACGGATCGGCGTGGTCGACGTCTGGCCCTTCGATCACCATCCATCCGAGAGCAATGGCGACCTGCTTGCCAATGTGCAGGACCCGCTGACCCCGTCGTCGCTGATGCTGATCGAGCGCGGAGTCGAAAGTCCTAATGTGCTCAAGCAGGCGCCGAAGACGTTCGATGCCGAGGGTCTCGTTGTGACGCAGCACGAGGCGATCTCGGTCGACGGCGAGCGGATTCCCTATGTGCAAGCCGGCCCTATCGGCGAGACCGGCGATGCACCGGTGTACATGACCGCCTATGGCGGCTTCGGACATTCGATCCGCCCGCTCTACAATTCATCGCTCGGCAAGCTGTGGATGGAGCGCGGCGGCACCGTTGTGCACGCGAACTTGCGCGGCGGCGGTGAGTTCGGCACGCGCTGGCACGATGCGGGACGGCTCGCCG encodes:
- a CDS encoding prolyl oligopeptidase family serine peptidase, coding for MSVDDRPTPNAPDDDPWLWLEEVEGARALDFVERQNRLTLDQFGGAAFERDRDILATIFDRPDNIPYASRSGGLLYNTWKDAAHPRGLWRRTMLDEFRKADPSWETILDVDQLAASEGEDWLLHWTASRSGYSRIMLSLSRGGSDAVVLREFDGETKSFVSDGFVLPEAKGSVDWLDPDTLVLSSAYGEGMATTSGYARTIRLWRRGQPVEQAEVIFETTADRMRVYCGVDDSGATTRAWIIDQVDFFNFAIWLRDAAGTLTKLDLPSGVWMQAHRDWFAIKLRQDWTVAGRTYVADSVLGISLSAFLAGDRNFAVVFEPGARRALQGFFWSDGKLLLSILDELQPVFEICTPSATGWSRETLRGLPRIGVVDVWPFDHHPSESNGDLLANVQDPLTPSSLMLIERGVESPNVLKQAPKTFDAEGLVVTQHEAISVDGERIPYVQAGPIGETGDAPVYMTAYGGFGHSIRPLYNSSLGKLWMERGGTVVHANLRGGGEFGTRWHDAGRLAGKKLSHDDFAAVAADLVRRGVTRPKRIAAQGGSNGGILITNMLVRYPERFGALFCTIPLIDMRRYTKLLAGASWIAEYGDPDKPTEWEWLKTYSAYHNAKPGQPYPPILIATTRRDDRVHPGHARKMAAKLQTMGYDAWFYEPAAGGHGYGKDNKERAGFQVLGFRFLKDKIGWRDDET